Genomic segment of Rhodocaloribacter litoris:
CCGACCTGCGCCCAGCGCTCCGGTCCACCGACGAGCTTTCCCCAGCCGTGCAGGGTGATATAGGTCAACCCGATGCCGACGCGTAGCACCAGCAGGCCCAGGTCGATCAGGCGGCCTTTTCCGGAAGCATCCACGATGTCGTCGATCCGTTTTTAGCGTTGGAGAAAGTCGAGCACCGCCTCCGCGAACGCCTCCGGGGCATCGGCGTGGACCCAGTGTCCCGCCTCCGGGATCGTCACCAGTTCGGCCCGGGGAAACAGGCGGCGGATCGCCGGCAGGTCATCCTCCGCGATATACGGCGAGTCTTCGCCGCGGACGAAAAGCACCGGCCCGTCGAACGTTCCCGTCGCCTCGACGGGAACGTTGATCTTGTCGTAGTTCCGGTAGAGCGCCTCCAGGTTAGGCAGCCAGGTGTAACCGCCCTGGCCGTCCGGCCGGAGGTTCTTGAGCAGAAACTGGCGAATGGGGAGGGAGGGCACCCGCAGCGCCAGGGCCGCATCCACCTCCGCCCGGGAGCGGTAGGCGCTCAGGTCGAGGTCACGCAGGGCGTCCAGGATGTCGAGCTGCCAGGGCGGATAGGCCTTCGGCGCCATGTCCACGACGACGAGGCGGTCGACGCGGTCCGGGTACGTGAGGGCGAACTGCATGGCCGTCTTGCCTCCCATCGAATGCCCCAGCACGTGGGCCCGGTCGAGGCCGTGCCGGTCCATGAAGCCGGCCAGGTCGG
This window contains:
- a CDS encoding alpha/beta fold hydrolase; its protein translation is MELFYKEYGEGPPLLILHGLLGSGGNWHTLSSRAFGKHFHVYALDQRNHGRSPHDPVHDYPSMAADLAGFMDRHGLDRAHVLGHSMGGKTAMQFALTYPDRVDRLVVVDMAPKAYPPWQLDILDALRDLDLSAYRSRAEVDAALALRVPSLPIRQFLLKNLRPDGQGGYTWLPNLEALYRNYDKINVPVEATGTFDGPVLFVRGEDSPYIAEDDLPAIRRLFPRAELVTIPEAGHWVHADAPEAFAEAVLDFLQR